A window of Lentibacillus sp. Marseille-P4043 contains these coding sequences:
- a CDS encoding Rpn family recombination-promoting nuclease/putative transposase: MSVATLVKEESTGYTKHDQLFKQLIHTFFEEFLAAYFPEVHRNIDFQSIKPFSEEVHTDLLEGSTRRLDIVIETKLKGTDTIIIVHVEPQSTTQTDFHDRMFRYFSLLYNKYRKPIIPIAVFSYDESWEKDEYTMRFPFFHVLTFNYMTLHLQKKNWRDYIQSDNPVAAALLSKMGFSNEERIQVKIEFLKMMARMELDPARQRLIYGVFETYLKLNKGEEEELMKEIKQMDDAEKILELPISYEERGIEKGKKIGEQIGKERGEQSGIKKVAREMLKKGLSIEFIAEVTYLEKSEIQRLAKECKENF; encoded by the coding sequence ATGTCAGTAGCGACTTTAGTAAAAGAAGAATCCACTGGCTACACCAAGCATGATCAGCTATTCAAACAATTAATCCATACGTTTTTTGAAGAATTTCTAGCGGCATATTTCCCAGAAGTTCACCGCAACATTGATTTTCAGTCCATCAAGCCATTTTCAGAAGAAGTTCATACCGACTTGCTAGAAGGGAGTACAAGAAGATTAGACATCGTCATCGAAACAAAATTAAAGGGCACGGATACGATCATTATCGTTCACGTTGAGCCACAAAGTACAACTCAAACGGATTTTCATGATCGGATGTTTCGCTACTTCAGTCTGTTGTATAATAAATACAGAAAACCAATTATCCCTATTGCCGTATTTAGTTACGATGAAAGTTGGGAAAAGGATGAATATACGATGCGCTTTCCCTTCTTTCACGTTCTCACTTTTAACTACATGACATTGCATTTACAGAAAAAGAACTGGAGAGACTATATTCAATCGGATAACCCTGTAGCAGCCGCCCTGCTTAGTAAAATGGGATTTTCGAATGAAGAACGGATCCAGGTGAAAATTGAATTTTTAAAAATGATGGCCCGAATGGAATTAGATCCAGCAAGGCAACGACTTATCTATGGCGTTTTTGAAACATATTTGAAATTAAACAAAGGTGAGGAGGAAGAGCTAATGAAGGAAATTAAGCAAATGGACGATGCTGAAAAAATTCTGGAATTACCAATTTCGTATGAAGAAAGAGGAATTGAGAAAGGCAAGAAAATTGGCGAACAAATTGGTAAAGAACGTGGTGAACAATCTGGAATTAAGAAGGTTGCGCGAGAAATGCTAAAGAAAGGATTGTCCATTGAATTCATCGCAGAAGTTACCTATTTGGAAAAGAGCGAGATTCAGCGTTTGGCAAAGGAATGTAAAGAAAATTTTTAA